In Edaphobacter paludis, a single window of DNA contains:
- a CDS encoding carboxypeptidase regulatory-like domain-containing protein, producing MFRKFFKTAALSLALLLTLSLTGSLHAQTSLGQIAGNVVDATGSVIPGATITITNVGTRAVRTITSDDSGFYTATNLPIGNYSITIAKSGFRGETRTGLSVSADAHLTANFEMQIGATTEAVTVTAIQGETLNTTSGELAHVIDSKQVENLPLNGRNYTQLMTLIPGAVVTNPDVFSETTSLSAGNQNINGNKSDSANLTVDGAFNMVSGSNGSLVNNVGPDFIQEVKIETSNFSAEYGRNSGPAFNIVTKSGTNQFHGTVFEYVRNNLFDSRPFFSTFKTHLVFNDFGYGIGGPIIKDRLFFFAGEEWKRLRQDQSPTQRTTPSSAELAGNFSGLTVNGKAVQLYYPGTTTPIPNNNIASMISTDGRAIANVYAAENKLGQYIDATNAANNLTLTPTNPLDFREDIVRLDFRINQANSIYGRWISDHNSLIDPFGTFSDGGNLPTTPTQRNRPGQSYLLSETWTVRPTIINQATATFAFVSQHIPPVGEDWKRETFGFQYAKLFPTAGKYPNGIPEVGITSFAGFQGPNFALNSPTTDIQVGDTISIVKGNHLFKFGGVYIRNRVDQNGRPYYTGKLSFNASGNPQTTGYALADALLGNFNSYQEASADPTGHFRFNQPEAFAQDTWKATRNLSIEYGVRWQYIPAMYTQGNNMSNFDPSVYNPAKAITVTTAGKVIPGSGNPYNGLVRAGNGIPSDQVNRVPNINTAAYSLIPAGAPRGFYKMGGAFGPRLGFAYAAGDKTSVRGGYGVFYYRAEGNVTFSQVNIQPFLQNVEFDFANLGNISAGTPNNTGLQGGINAIDPNLKTPYTEQYSFGIQRELPKGMLLETTYVGSVSHHQLRSPNINFPDLPSVAANPKNSTNFYNPYRGFTSIAQYRSDSNANYNSLQVYLSKRTGQVTYTVGYTFAKGLGDSQSNGSTLENWRDLNYNYGELSIDRKHAFVSTVVWQLPTFHNRNLLLREAVGGIQVTGVVRVQSGPYWTIQGSSSTGNRRADYIGGNKYAKDNRFTLSGHQAQWLNPAAFRAPAAGAFGSAGVGSVILPGLQQGDVTLSKLFDFHERVQFKLQADAFNVLNHTNYSSLDTNVSDGGFGRLNGAYPNRQMQFGAKLIF from the coding sequence ATGTTTCGTAAGTTTTTCAAGACAGCAGCGCTGAGTCTCGCCCTGCTGCTGACCCTCAGCCTCACCGGCTCGCTTCACGCGCAGACCTCTCTCGGACAGATCGCAGGTAACGTGGTCGACGCGACCGGCAGCGTCATTCCTGGCGCGACCATTACTATTACCAACGTCGGCACCCGGGCCGTTCGCACTATCACCTCCGATGACAGCGGCTTCTACACTGCCACGAATCTTCCCATTGGCAACTACTCCATCACCATCGCCAAGTCCGGCTTCCGCGGCGAAACCCGCACCGGCCTCTCCGTCAGCGCCGACGCCCACTTGACCGCCAACTTCGAGATGCAGATCGGCGCGACCACCGAGGCGGTCACCGTCACTGCGATCCAGGGAGAGACGCTCAACACCACCAGCGGCGAACTCGCCCACGTCATCGACAGCAAGCAGGTTGAGAATCTTCCTCTCAACGGACGCAACTACACGCAGCTCATGACGCTCATTCCCGGCGCGGTCGTCACCAACCCCGATGTCTTCTCCGAGACCACCAGCCTCTCTGCCGGTAACCAGAACATCAACGGCAACAAGTCCGACTCGGCCAACCTCACCGTAGATGGCGCGTTCAACATGGTCTCCGGCAGCAACGGCAGCCTTGTGAATAACGTCGGCCCCGACTTCATTCAAGAGGTCAAGATCGAGACGTCAAACTTCTCCGCAGAGTATGGCCGCAACTCCGGCCCGGCCTTCAACATCGTCACCAAGAGCGGCACCAACCAGTTCCACGGCACGGTGTTCGAGTACGTTCGCAACAACCTCTTCGATTCCCGCCCCTTCTTCTCCACCTTCAAGACGCACCTCGTCTTCAACGACTTTGGCTATGGCATCGGCGGCCCGATTATCAAGGATCGCCTGTTCTTCTTCGCCGGCGAAGAGTGGAAGCGCCTTCGCCAGGATCAGAGCCCAACGCAGCGCACTACGCCGAGCTCCGCTGAACTCGCCGGCAACTTCTCTGGTCTCACGGTCAACGGCAAAGCCGTACAACTGTACTATCCCGGAACCACGACGCCCATCCCGAACAACAACATCGCGTCGATGATTTCGACCGATGGCCGCGCGATCGCGAATGTATACGCGGCCGAGAATAAGCTCGGCCAGTACATCGATGCCACCAATGCGGCGAATAACCTCACCCTCACGCCTACCAATCCACTCGACTTCCGCGAAGACATCGTCCGGCTGGACTTCCGCATCAACCAGGCGAACAGCATCTATGGCCGCTGGATCAGCGACCACAACAGCCTGATCGATCCCTTCGGTACCTTCTCCGACGGCGGCAATCTTCCCACCACCCCCACCCAGCGCAACCGCCCCGGCCAGAGCTACCTGCTCTCTGAAACCTGGACCGTGCGCCCGACCATCATTAACCAGGCCACCGCCACCTTCGCCTTCGTCTCGCAGCATATTCCTCCCGTTGGAGAGGATTGGAAGCGCGAGACCTTCGGCTTCCAATATGCCAAGCTCTTTCCGACCGCTGGCAAGTATCCCAATGGCATCCCCGAGGTCGGCATCACGTCCTTCGCTGGCTTCCAGGGTCCAAACTTTGCCTTGAACTCGCCGACGACCGACATTCAGGTGGGTGACACCATCTCCATCGTCAAGGGCAATCACCTCTTCAAGTTCGGCGGCGTCTACATCCGCAACCGCGTCGATCAGAACGGACGGCCTTACTACACCGGCAAACTCAGCTTCAATGCGAGCGGAAATCCGCAGACCACGGGTTACGCTCTCGCCGATGCCTTGCTCGGCAACTTCAACAGCTACCAGGAAGCCAGTGCCGATCCCACCGGACACTTCCGCTTCAACCAGCCGGAGGCCTTCGCGCAGGATACCTGGAAGGCGACCCGGAACCTCAGCATCGAGTACGGCGTCCGCTGGCAGTACATTCCGGCGATGTACACGCAGGGCAATAACATGTCCAACTTCGATCCCTCGGTCTACAACCCGGCCAAAGCCATCACCGTCACCACCGCAGGCAAGGTCATCCCCGGTTCGGGCAATCCTTACAATGGCTTGGTCCGCGCAGGCAACGGCATTCCCTCTGATCAGGTGAACCGTGTCCCCAACATCAACACAGCGGCCTATTCCCTGATTCCCGCCGGCGCCCCCCGTGGCTTCTATAAGATGGGCGGTGCTTTCGGTCCACGCCTTGGTTTCGCCTACGCTGCTGGAGATAAGACCTCTGTCCGCGGCGGCTACGGAGTCTTCTACTATCGCGCTGAAGGCAACGTCACCTTCAGTCAGGTCAATATTCAGCCCTTCCTGCAGAATGTCGAGTTCGACTTCGCCAACCTCGGCAATATCAGCGCCGGCACACCGAACAACACTGGCCTGCAGGGTGGAATCAATGCCATTGATCCCAACCTCAAGACCCCCTATACCGAGCAATACAGCTTCGGCATCCAGCGCGAACTGCCCAAGGGGATGCTACTTGAGACCACTTACGTCGGCAGCGTCAGCCATCATCAGTTGCGGAGCCCGAACATTAACTTCCCCGACCTGCCGTCCGTGGCAGCGAACCCCAAAAACAGCACCAACTTCTATAACCCCTACAGGGGCTTCACCAGCATCGCCCAGTATCGCAGCGATTCCAACGCCAACTACAACTCGTTACAGGTCTACCTCTCCAAGCGGACCGGTCAGGTTACCTACACTGTGGGCTACACCTTCGCCAAAGGGCTCGGGGACTCGCAAAGCAATGGCTCCACGCTGGAGAACTGGCGTGACCTCAACTACAACTATGGCGAGCTGAGCATCGACCGCAAGCACGCCTTCGTCTCGACCGTGGTCTGGCAGCTTCCCACCTTCCACAACAGGAACCTTCTTCTGCGTGAAGCGGTTGGCGGGATCCAGGTCACTGGCGTCGTTCGTGTCCAGAGCGGGCCGTACTGGACCATTCAGGGCAGTTCTTCGACCGGCAATCGCCGTGCCGACTACATTGGCGGCAATAAATACGCCAAGGATAATCGCTTTACCCTCTCCGGCCACCAGGCACAATGGCTCAACCCGGCTGCCTTCAGGGCGCCTGCGGCTGGCGCTTTCGGTTCGGCGGGCGTCGGCAGCGTTATCCTTCCCGGCCTGCAACAGGGCGACGTGACTCTCTCGAAGCTGTTCGACTTCCACGAGCGGGTCCAGTTCAAGCTTCAGGCGGATGCCTTCAACGTCCTGAACCACACGAACTACAGCTCGCTGGATACGAATGTCTCCGATGGAGGCTTTGGCCGCCTCAACGGAGCCTACCCCAACCGGCAGATGCAGTTTGGAGCGAAGCTGATCTTCTAA
- a CDS encoding transaldolase produces the protein MASLLEQLRGMTTVVSDTGDINSIQQYKPQDSTTNPSLIAAAAEKPEYQSIVDSVLQQAKKDAGDKATDKDVAALAFKNLAVAFGLKILEIVPGRVSTEVDARLSYDTEKSIATAREIIAQYEKAGVSRERVLIKLASTWEGIKAAEILEKEGIHCNMTLLFGLHQAIACAEAKVTLISPFVGRILDWYKKDTGKDYTGAEDPGVQSVTTIYNYYKHFGYKTVVMGASFRNIGEIIELAGCDLLTIAPKLLGELEAAQGTLERKLDASKAKDLKIEKIPMDKATFDKMHAADRMATDKLKEGIDGFSKALEGLEELLAKHVSEMKQPVNA, from the coding sequence ATGGCCTCTCTACTCGAACAGCTACGCGGCATGACCACCGTCGTCTCCGATACCGGCGACATTAACTCGATTCAGCAGTACAAGCCGCAGGATTCCACTACGAATCCCTCGCTCATCGCAGCGGCGGCAGAAAAGCCCGAATATCAGTCCATCGTGGACAGCGTTCTGCAGCAGGCCAAGAAAGACGCCGGCGACAAGGCCACCGACAAGGACGTCGCTGCCCTCGCCTTCAAGAATCTTGCCGTGGCCTTCGGCCTCAAAATCCTCGAGATCGTTCCTGGCCGCGTGTCCACCGAGGTTGACGCCCGCCTCTCTTACGACACCGAGAAGTCCATCGCGACTGCACGCGAAATCATCGCGCAGTACGAGAAGGCCGGCGTCTCCCGCGAGCGCGTCCTCATCAAGCTTGCCTCCACCTGGGAGGGCATCAAGGCTGCTGAGATCCTCGAAAAAGAGGGGATTCACTGCAACATGACCCTGCTCTTCGGTCTGCACCAGGCGATTGCTTGCGCTGAAGCCAAGGTCACCCTCATCTCGCCCTTCGTCGGTCGCATCCTCGACTGGTACAAGAAGGACACGGGCAAGGACTACACCGGCGCTGAAGATCCCGGCGTCCAGTCCGTCACCACCATCTATAACTACTACAAGCACTTCGGCTACAAGACTGTGGTTATGGGAGCCAGCTTCCGCAACATCGGCGAGATCATCGAGCTTGCCGGTTGCGATCTGCTCACCATCGCGCCCAAGCTGCTCGGCGAACTCGAAGCCGCACAGGGAACGCTCGAGCGCAAGCTCGACGCCTCCAAGGCGAAGGATCTCAAGATCGAAAAGATCCCCATGGACAAGGCCACCTTCGACAAGATGCACGCCGCCGATCGCATGGCGACCGACAAGCTGAAGGAAGGCATCGACGGTTTCTCCAAGGCACTCGAAGGCCTCGAAGAGCTGCTCGCCAAGCACGTCAGCGAGATGAAGCAGCCCGTCAACGCATAA
- a CDS encoding fumarylacetoacetate hydrolase family protein, translated as MRYCKFLSSEHGPLYAFVEQRGDALWAVRPMPAPEEDRIAQSAAAFEPQPLKDLHLLAPVAPSKILCIGRNYRDHATELGNEVPREPLLFLKPPSSLLAPNGIIRMPALSKRVDYEGELGIVIGRRCRNLGPDEDVRPYIRGYTIVNDVTARDLQKSDGQWTRGKGFDTFCPVGPIVSDEIDPVGGEAVTLTTRLNGEVKQQGTTRDLIFPIAHLLRYIAAAMTLEPGDLIPTGTPAGVGPVNSGDRIQIEIDGLGVLENTFQPD; from the coding sequence ATGCGCTACTGCAAATTCCTCTCCTCCGAACACGGTCCTCTCTACGCCTTCGTCGAGCAGCGCGGCGATGCCCTTTGGGCCGTTCGACCCATGCCCGCCCCCGAAGAAGACCGCATTGCCCAATCTGCCGCCGCCTTCGAGCCTCAGCCGCTCAAAGATCTCCATCTGCTGGCGCCCGTAGCTCCCTCCAAGATTCTCTGTATTGGCCGCAACTACCGCGATCACGCCACCGAACTGGGCAACGAAGTCCCCAGGGAGCCTCTTCTCTTCCTCAAGCCCCCGTCATCGCTGCTCGCTCCCAACGGCATCATCCGCATGCCTGCCCTTTCTAAAAGGGTCGACTACGAGGGCGAACTCGGCATCGTCATCGGTCGACGTTGCCGCAACCTAGGCCCCGACGAGGATGTTCGCCCCTATATCCGCGGCTACACCATCGTCAACGACGTCACCGCCCGCGACCTGCAGAAGAGCGATGGCCAATGGACTCGCGGCAAAGGCTTCGACACTTTCTGCCCGGTCGGCCCCATTGTCTCTGACGAGATCGATCCGGTGGGAGGCGAAGCCGTCACCCTGACGACGCGGCTCAACGGAGAGGTCAAGCAGCAAGGCACCACCCGCGACCTTATCTTTCCCATCGCGCATCTCCTGCGCTACATCGCCGCCGCCATGACCCTCGAACCCGGCGACCTGATTCCCACCGGAACTCCTGCTGGTGTAGGCCCCGTCAATTCCGGAGACCGCATCCAAATAGAGATAGACGGTCTTGGGGTGCTCGAAAACACCTTCCAGCCCGACTAA
- a CDS encoding fibronectin type III domain-containing protein, which produces MEFPSQPDQRSVTILSFACLIAFASGCASPGPARPPSLHLPHVVTDLSATRTGNEVALRWTTPDKTTDGLNIQPPLTAEICRKLATQPATCTPVKHLPVHPGPSGATDALPSSLTADPATLLTYRVQIFNTNGHSAGLSNPAFAAGGAAPPPVEDVKITPIRDGAMVEWKPQSISSFIDLDRNLVQATAPKKPSTRQPRQLTVATPAEVHLQAGRQTADPGGTIDPTAQRGETYRYTAQRVRAVTLGGHALEIRSVPSPTITTLMRDTFPPAAPTGLAAVPGTASIDLSWEPNTEPDLAGYIVFRQPVASDGTLTAAPSRLTPTPIPAPAFSDLTATTGQTYSYRVVAIDSTGNQSPPSTDVRESRRSQ; this is translated from the coding sequence ATGGAGTTTCCCAGCCAACCTGACCAACGCAGCGTGACCATTCTGAGCTTTGCTTGCCTCATCGCATTTGCGTCCGGTTGCGCCAGTCCCGGCCCGGCCCGTCCGCCTTCTTTGCATCTGCCCCACGTCGTCACTGATCTCAGTGCCACGCGCACCGGCAATGAAGTCGCCCTGCGTTGGACAACTCCGGACAAGACCACCGACGGCCTCAACATTCAGCCTCCTCTGACTGCGGAGATTTGCCGCAAACTCGCCACCCAGCCTGCCACCTGCACTCCGGTTAAACATCTCCCTGTCCATCCCGGCCCCAGCGGAGCGACCGACGCTCTGCCTTCCTCCCTGACCGCCGATCCGGCTACGCTGCTTACCTACCGCGTCCAGATCTTCAATACCAATGGCCATTCCGCAGGTCTCTCCAATCCCGCTTTCGCCGCCGGAGGCGCAGCTCCGCCACCCGTCGAAGATGTGAAGATTACGCCAATCCGCGACGGTGCCATGGTCGAGTGGAAGCCGCAATCCATTTCATCTTTCATCGACCTCGACCGGAACCTTGTCCAGGCCACCGCGCCCAAAAAGCCCTCGACCAGGCAACCACGCCAACTCACTGTGGCCACGCCTGCCGAAGTCCATCTGCAAGCCGGCAGACAAACCGCCGATCCCGGCGGCACCATCGACCCTACCGCTCAAAGAGGCGAGACCTACCGCTACACCGCGCAGCGAGTCCGTGCTGTCACCCTCGGCGGCCACGCGCTGGAGATACGCAGCGTCCCATCTCCAACCATCACCACCCTGATGCGTGACACCTTCCCCCCTGCAGCTCCCACTGGCCTTGCGGCCGTTCCCGGTACCGCATCCATCGATCTCTCGTGGGAGCCGAACACCGAGCCCGACCTTGCCGGTTACATCGTCTTCCGCCAGCCGGTTGCCTCTGACGGCACGCTTACTGCTGCGCCCAGCCGCCTGACTCCGACACCAATCCCTGCCCCGGCCTTCAGCGACCTGACCGCCACAACGGGCCAAACTTACTCCTACCGCGTCGTTGCCATCGACTCCACAGGAAATCAAAGCCCTCCCAGCACCGATGTCCGCGAATCCCGAAGGAGCCAATAA
- a CDS encoding XRE family transcriptional regulator, with the protein MKRTSAIAMAMSGDAPALAASDGSANTPLEIQNVQIDGGVAESVIAEKKIGERIKHLRLKKSMGLVELGRHTGLSASFLSQLETGRVVPTLRNLARIAMVFSKDLSYFFEAEPQTLFRVHRRKERVRMPQTGVDDPTYFFESLGYLVPDRQLDPYFAEFLPAKPGRVPRAHQHEGCEFLYLLSGMLDVKHGETTHRIEAGDALYFDANTKHSYVCPGDVPAQAVIVSLQHPLSHQLVNSMRPVSSTNGRPRGEAPVAMHGKIARSG; encoded by the coding sequence GTGAAGCGTACTTCGGCGATAGCGATGGCGATGAGTGGGGATGCGCCGGCTCTGGCCGCTTCCGATGGAAGCGCGAACACGCCTCTGGAGATACAGAATGTCCAGATAGACGGCGGGGTTGCGGAGTCGGTTATCGCGGAGAAGAAGATCGGCGAGCGGATCAAGCATCTGCGACTAAAGAAATCGATGGGGCTGGTGGAACTGGGGCGCCACACCGGGCTCTCGGCGAGCTTTCTGTCGCAACTGGAAACGGGCCGGGTCGTGCCAACGCTGCGTAATCTTGCGCGGATCGCCATGGTGTTCTCAAAAGATCTCAGCTATTTCTTCGAGGCAGAGCCGCAGACGCTATTCCGAGTGCATCGCCGCAAGGAACGGGTGCGGATGCCGCAGACGGGAGTGGATGACCCGACCTACTTCTTTGAAAGTTTGGGATATCTCGTCCCTGACCGGCAGCTTGACCCTTACTTTGCCGAGTTCCTTCCAGCAAAGCCGGGCCGGGTTCCACGGGCGCACCAGCATGAAGGGTGCGAGTTTCTTTACCTGCTTTCGGGAATGCTCGATGTAAAGCATGGAGAGACGACGCACCGGATCGAGGCGGGCGATGCGCTCTACTTCGACGCGAATACGAAGCATAGCTACGTTTGCCCAGGAGATGTTCCGGCACAGGCCGTCATTGTTTCCCTGCAACATCCTTTGAGCCACCAGCTGGTAAATAGCATGCGGCCTGTCAGCTCAACCAACGGACGGCCGCGCGGCGAAGCGCCCGTGGCGATGCACGGAAAGATTGCGCGAAGCGGCTGA
- a CDS encoding VOC family protein: MKKAAVLLCLLASFACAQKRPAITGIAFVRMFTADPAASTAFYQGKLGFDRTAENGVARYAVSDSQWLEVAPLPTPAPQSRIAAIAFTTRNAAALQSYLKAHSVAIDKPLHNGSFAVHDPEGQLVIFVQQPAASSKEVSPHATARRIIHTGFWVHDRAAEDHFWRDILGFRPLWFGGQHDGEIDYVSSQVPDGTDWIEYMLNRSPNPNPHSLGSMNHFSLGVAQMSDAVQALARNGCSGPECRKTQMGRDGKIQLNLFDPDLTRVEYMEFKPSGPICCSPFTGPPPAEQENR, from the coding sequence ATGAAAAAAGCCGCTGTTCTGCTTTGTCTCCTCGCCTCCTTCGCCTGCGCGCAGAAGCGTCCCGCCATCACAGGCATTGCCTTCGTCCGCATGTTTACGGCAGATCCAGCGGCCTCCACAGCCTTCTATCAGGGCAAACTAGGCTTCGACCGGACGGCAGAAAACGGCGTTGCGCGCTACGCCGTCAGTGACTCGCAATGGCTCGAAGTCGCTCCGCTGCCGACGCCTGCGCCGCAATCCCGCATCGCTGCCATTGCCTTCACCACTCGCAACGCAGCTGCGCTCCAGAGCTACCTTAAGGCTCATTCCGTCGCCATCGACAAGCCGCTCCACAACGGCAGCTTCGCCGTCCACGATCCCGAAGGCCAACTCGTCATCTTCGTGCAGCAGCCCGCTGCCTCGTCCAAAGAAGTCTCGCCTCACGCCACCGCGCGTCGCATCATTCACACTGGCTTCTGGGTGCATGACCGCGCTGCCGAGGACCACTTCTGGCGCGATATCCTCGGCTTTCGCCCGCTCTGGTTCGGTGGCCAGCACGACGGCGAGATCGACTACGTCAGCAGCCAGGTTCCCGACGGAACCGACTGGATCGAGTACATGCTCAACCGCAGTCCCAACCCCAACCCACATTCGCTGGGCAGCATGAATCACTTCTCGCTCGGCGTAGCCCAGATGAGCGACGCCGTTCAGGCCCTCGCCCGCAACGGCTGCAGCGGTCCCGAGTGCCGCAAGACTCAGATGGGCCGCGACGGCAAGATCCAGCTTAACCTCTTCGATCCCGATCTCACCCGGGTCGAATACATGGAGTTCAAACCCTCTGGCCCCATCTGTTGCTCGCCCTTCACCGGACCGCCGCCTGCCGAACAAGAAAACCGCTAG
- a CDS encoding DinB family protein — MVTLTGEELLAWIDTTAQHWQKLLEAHEDLLTVSCDIAGVKSIGELMQHIVAVQLRYAERLAGLPETSYESIAYDTVPALFATHVQGIEMFRGLLADPAYDWTQELEFATRRMGTLRASRKTILIHALMHSIRHYAQLATLVRQHGVAPDWPMDYLFMGAKRV, encoded by the coding sequence ATGGTCACACTCACCGGAGAAGAACTGCTGGCGTGGATCGACACGACAGCACAGCATTGGCAGAAGCTGCTCGAAGCGCATGAGGATCTGTTAACGGTCTCCTGCGATATCGCCGGGGTAAAGAGCATAGGCGAGCTCATGCAGCATATCGTCGCGGTCCAACTGCGCTACGCCGAGCGGCTTGCCGGACTGCCGGAAACTTCATACGAGTCGATCGCATACGACACCGTGCCAGCGCTGTTCGCAACCCACGTGCAAGGGATCGAGATGTTTCGCGGATTATTGGCCGACCCTGCCTATGACTGGACGCAAGAGCTCGAATTCGCCACCCGTCGCATGGGCACGCTGCGGGCGTCGCGAAAGACGATACTGATCCACGCGCTGATGCACAGCATCCGCCACTATGCGCAACTGGCTACCTTGGTGCGACAACACGGTGTAGCGCCCGACTGGCCGATGGACTACCTGTTCATGGGTGCAAAGCGCGTCTGA
- the purD gene encoding phosphoribosylamine--glycine ligase, producing the protein MKVLVIGGGGREHALVWSLLKSPQVDQVVCAPGNGGIAQIARCIPVDVNNLDSMVQVVEAERPALTVIGPEVPLSLGIVDELTRRNLRVFGPTQAAARLESSKAFAKEFMQRHGIPTAAYAVCTSLDEVRNQLSHFTLPVVVKADGLAAGKGVVICETRLEAETAAAEMFSGALLGTTETEIVLEEFLTGEELSFFALCDGKHAAAIASAQDHKRVGEGDTGPNTGGMGAYSTDGLTTTAMRDWLTESVAQKVVDGMASEGTPFKGILFCGIMMTPRGPMVLEFNTRFGDPETQAILLRMETDVLDLCNASIDGTADALDIKMHPGASVCVIAASGGYPGKYASGKLIQGLPAQPSENVVVFHSGTAIKDGQLVTAGGRVLAITSMAPDLRDALDLAYAQLAKISFDGMQFRRDIGHRALEPK; encoded by the coding sequence ATGAAAGTTCTGGTAATCGGCGGCGGCGGCCGCGAGCACGCCCTCGTCTGGTCGCTCCTCAAATCCCCGCAGGTCGATCAGGTCGTCTGCGCTCCCGGCAACGGCGGCATCGCCCAGATCGCCCGCTGCATCCCGGTCGACGTCAACAACCTCGATTCCATGGTGCAAGTCGTTGAGGCTGAACGCCCGGCGCTAACCGTCATCGGCCCCGAAGTCCCGCTCTCCCTCGGCATCGTCGACGAGCTGACCCGCCGTAACCTCCGCGTCTTCGGCCCCACGCAGGCAGCCGCCCGGCTCGAATCGAGCAAGGCCTTTGCCAAAGAGTTCATGCAGCGCCACGGCATTCCCACCGCCGCTTATGCCGTCTGCACCAGCCTCGACGAGGTGCGCAACCAGCTCAGCCACTTCACCTTACCGGTCGTAGTCAAGGCCGATGGCCTCGCCGCCGGCAAAGGCGTCGTCATCTGCGAGACCCGTCTCGAGGCCGAAACCGCTGCCGCCGAGATGTTCAGCGGAGCGCTCCTCGGCACCACCGAGACCGAGATCGTCCTCGAAGAGTTCCTCACCGGCGAAGAGCTCTCCTTCTTCGCCCTCTGCGACGGAAAGCACGCCGCCGCCATCGCGTCCGCGCAAGACCACAAGCGCGTCGGCGAGGGTGACACCGGCCCCAATACCGGCGGCATGGGAGCCTACTCCACCGACGGCCTCACCACAACCGCCATGCGCGACTGGCTCACCGAAAGCGTCGCGCAAAAAGTCGTCGACGGCATGGCCTCTGAAGGGACGCCATTCAAAGGCATCCTCTTCTGCGGCATCATGATGACGCCGCGCGGCCCGATGGTGCTCGAGTTCAACACCCGCTTCGGCGATCCTGAAACTCAGGCCATCCTCCTCCGCATGGAGACCGATGTCCTCGACCTCTGCAACGCCTCCATCGACGGCACGGCCGACGCCCTCGACATCAAGATGCATCCCGGAGCCAGCGTCTGCGTCATCGCCGCCAGCGGCGGCTATCCTGGCAAATACGCCTCAGGCAAGCTCATCCAGGGCCTCCCCGCGCAGCCCAGCGAGAACGTGGTCGTCTTCCACTCCGGCACGGCAATTAAAGACGGCCAGCTCGTCACCGCCGGAGGCCGCGTCCTCGCCATCACGTCGATGGCGCCCGACCTCCGCGATGCCCTCGATCTTGCGTACGCGCAATTGGCAAAGATCTCGTTTGATGGCATGCAATTCCGCCGCGACATTGGACATCGCGCATTGGAGCCGAAATAA
- a CDS encoding metal-dependent transcriptional regulator gives MSPRRANGNTESVDNYLKAILSLGGPEHRRVTSTSLADHLSVAPASVTNMLQKLAAAPTPLVEYERHRGVQLSASGKRRALEVLRHHRLIETFLYQILDYPIEEVHEEAERLEHFISERFEERIAAKLGHPRIDPHGHSIPTMEGEMTEQNSIPLTAVQQEGVFTIDSVSDRDSRTLQQFKASGIKPGARLRVRKKASSEGYSVSIGRSSAAFDLSTEAAGGILLHPSAK, from the coding sequence ATGTCACCCCGCCGGGCAAACGGCAATACCGAATCTGTCGACAATTACCTCAAGGCGATCCTTTCACTCGGCGGCCCCGAGCATCGCCGCGTCACCAGCACCTCGCTCGCCGACCATCTCAGTGTCGCCCCCGCCTCTGTGACCAACATGCTGCAAAAGCTGGCCGCCGCTCCCACGCCTTTGGTCGAATACGAGCGCCATCGCGGCGTGCAATTGTCGGCGTCGGGCAAGCGCCGCGCCCTCGAAGTCCTGCGTCACCATCGCCTCATCGAGACCTTCCTCTACCAGATCCTCGATTACCCGATCGAAGAGGTTCACGAGGAGGCCGAGCGGCTCGAACACTTCATCTCCGAGCGCTTCGAAGAGCGCATCGCTGCAAAGCTGGGCCATCCCCGCATCGACCCCCACGGCCACTCCATCCCCACGATGGAAGGCGAGATGACCGAGCAGAACTCCATCCCTCTCACCGCGGTGCAGCAGGAGGGAGTCTTTACCATCGACAGCGTCTCCGACCGCGACTCCCGCACCCTGCAGCAGTTCAAGGCCAGCGGCATCAAGCCCGGCGCACGGCTCCGCGTCAGAAAGAAAGCCTCCTCCGAGGGGTACTCCGTTAGCATCGGCCGCTCCTCCGCCGCCTTCGATCTCTCGACCGAAGCCGCAGGTGGCATCCTGCTTCACCCCAGCGCAAAGTAA